The Amycolatopsis umgeniensis DNA segment CTCCGGCCGGTGATGACGACGGTGGCGTTCCCGGACAGACCGCGGAGGACGCCTGCCGGATCGCCTGGCTCGTCGAACAACCGTACGGGTCTGCCCATGGCGGCCGCGTCGTCGGCGAACTTCCGCAGCAGCGTCGACTTCCCGATGCCGGGAGCGCCGGTGAAGAACAGCACTTCGACGCCGCCGGCCGGGTTTCTCGCGAGCAACCGCCGGAACTCGGCGCGTTCGCGCTCCCGTCCGACGAACAGCGAATCCGGTTCGCCGAGGCCGGGAACCTGCTCGTCCTCGGCGCGCAGCACCTTCTCGTGGAGCGCCCGCAGCTTCGGCCCCGGAAGAACTCCGAGTTCCTCGTCGAACAGGTCGTGGACAGTCCGGTAGAGCTCGAGTGCCTCGGCCCGGCGCCCGCCGCGATGGAGGGCGAGGAGGTAGATCTCGTACAGCGGTTCCTCAAGACGGTTCCGCTCGATCAGCACGGGCACCTCGGCCATCACCTCGGCGTGGTCCCCGAGTTCCAGCCGCAGCCGGAGCAGCTCCTGGGTGGTGGTCAGTTTCAACCGTTCCAGGCGCGAGCGCTCGTGTTCGGCCGCCTCGCCGGGGACACCGGCCAGCGCCGTCCCGGTCCAGAGACCGAGAGCACGCTCCAGCAGCTTCGCCGCCGTCTCCACGTTGTGCGTCTGGCGGGCGCTCTCGACCAGCCGGGCGAATTCCGTGGCGTCCACCTCGAAGGAATCCTCGTCCAGCTTGTAGCCGCCGGACTGCGAGACGATCGCCGATCCCAATCCCTGCAAGGAAAGTAGCCGACGGAGGCGGGAGATGTAGGTCCGGATGACGGCCTCGCCGGTCGCGGGTGCCCGCTCACCCCAGAGCCCGTCGATCAGCTCACCGGTCCGGACGAAACTGCCCGAGTTGGCCAGCAACACCATCAGGACGGCCTGCTGCTGCGGCGAGCCGAGGTCGAGCCGGGTACCGCCGCTGGTGAAACCCGGCGGCCCGAGGACGGTGAAGCGATACCGGACTTCCTGCGGCAGGTGGGACATGAGCGGAAAGGTAGGCCCGCCCGAGCGGGCGCCGCGACCGTCGGACGACGTCGTCGGCGTACGTCGCCCCTCGATGACGTACAGAACTGACGTCGTCCGACGGTCGCCGCGGTCCCGGCCGGATTCCTACGGTTGCGGCATGTCTGAAACCACGTACACCGCCGTCGCCACTTCGACCGCGGAAGGCCGCAACGGCGGCCGGGCGACCTCCGACGACGGCGCCCTCGATGTCGGCCTCGCCGTGCCGAAGGCCTTCGGCGGCGCCGGCGACGGCACCAACCCCGAGCAGCTGTTCGCCGCGGGCTGGGCGTCCTGCTTCGTCGGTGCCGTGCGCCGGGTCGCGGGTGTGAAGAAGGTGCCGCTGAACGACCTCGCCGTCGTCGCCGAGGTGACGCTGCACCACGACACCGACGCGGGCGAGTTCCACCTCAGCGCCGCGCTGCACCTGGAGGCCACCGGCATCGACCAGGCCACCGCCGACGAGCTGGTCCAGGGCGCGCACCAGGTGTGCCCGTACTCCAAGGCGACGCGGGGGAACGTCGAGGTCACGCTGGACGCGACGGTGGCGTGAACCGTGGCGACTCGTGAGTGGTGAGGACGGTTCTGTTGAGGGCTGACACGAACCACTTCGGGTGTCGCGAAAGCCACTTTCGGGACGTCTGATGTCGCGAAAGTGGCTTTCGCGACACGGCCACTGGCCTTCACGGACCGAACCTGCCTGATACGTGGGTGGGGTTGCGAAAGCCACTTTCGCAACGCTGAAGGTTGCGAAAGTGGCTTTCGCAACGCGCCTCCCCCGGTGGGACGTTGCCCGCGTGTCGGCTTCGGGTGTCACTGTGGCTTTCGCGACGTGCCTCCCCCAGCCGTCCGCGACCAAGACACGCTTGCCTTACCCCTCAGTCCTTACCACTCACGACCTCTTTCAACTCCGCCCGCGACTTCACTCCCAGCTTCGGGAAGATCCGGTGCAGATGCGTGCCGACCGTCCGGTGCGACAGGTACAGCCGCTGCCCGATCTCCCGGTTCGTCAGGCCCTCCGCGGCCAGGTGCACGATGCTCAGCTCATGCGGGGTCAGCTTCTCGCGCGCGTCCGGGCCGCGGTGAGGGCTCGACTCCCCCGCGCTCCGCAGTTCACGACGCGCGCGTTCGGCCCACGCGGTCATGCCGAGTGCGTCGAACGTCTCCCGCGCGGAGCGCAGGTGCGCCCGCGAGTCCACGACGCGCCGTTGCCGCCGCAGCCATTCGCCGTACGCCAGGTGCAGGCGCCCGCGTTCGGCGGGCCATCCGTCCAGCTCCGCCCGCAAGGCGGTCTCGAAAAGATCGTCACTCGGATCGAGCACGGCGCGGGCGTACCG contains these protein-coding regions:
- a CDS encoding AfsR/SARP family transcriptional regulator encodes the protein MSHLPQEVRYRFTVLGPPGFTSGGTRLDLGSPQQQAVLMVLLANSGSFVRTGELIDGLWGERAPATGEAVIRTYISRLRRLLSLQGLGSAIVSQSGGYKLDEDSFEVDATEFARLVESARQTHNVETAAKLLERALGLWTGTALAGVPGEAAEHERSRLERLKLTTTQELLRLRLELGDHAEVMAEVPVLIERNRLEEPLYEIYLLALHRGGRRAEALELYRTVHDLFDEELGVLPGPKLRALHEKVLRAEDEQVPGLGEPDSLFVGRERERAEFRRLLARNPAGGVEVLFFTGAPGIGKSTLLRKFADDAAAMGRPVRLFDEPGDPAGVLRGLSGNATVVITGRSDPDATLLVDPAWSRRIRVRRLEALSETESAALLEARDVDQGLRQSIVDFAAGNPFALSLAAEVSRSPRADAERYVVDTVYAHLAGEPPTEAHRWALYICAQADHTTEDLLRSVLPGGRSSELFDWLRDHPCVEAATDGLVLCGVLREVLDRHLRWRDPAGRARMRGRISRVTTGR
- a CDS encoding organic hydroperoxide resistance protein, which translates into the protein MSETTYTAVATSTAEGRNGGRATSDDGALDVGLAVPKAFGGAGDGTNPEQLFAAGWASCFVGAVRRVAGVKKVPLNDLAVVAEVTLHHDTDAGEFHLSAALHLEATGIDQATADELVQGAHQVCPYSKATRGNVEVTLDATVA